From the genome of Thermaerobacter marianensis DSM 12885:
GGGCTCGCCGTGGATGCCGATGCCGATCTCCATCTCGTCCTCGCCCAGCTCGAAGGTAGGCGAGCCCTTGGCCGGCACCGTGCAGGAGGTCAGGGCCATGCCCATGGACCGCACGTTGTCGCTGACCTTGCGGGCGATGCGCTCCACCTCGTCCAGGGAGGCGCCCGCCTCCGCCGCGGCCCCGGCGATCTTCTCCACGAACACGGTCCCGCCCACGCCGCGCCGGCCCGCCGTATACAGCGAGTTTTCCACCGCCACGTCGTCGGCCACCAGCACCGAGCGCACGTCGATGCCCTCGGCCTGCAAGAGCTCCGCCGCCAGCTCGAAGTTCATCACGTCGCCGGTGTAGTTCTTCACGATGAACAGGACCCCGGCGCCTCCGTGGACGGCCTTGGCCGCCTCCACCATCTGCTCGGGCACGGGGCTGGTGAAGACCTCGCCGGGGCAGGCCGCGTCCAGCATGCCGCGGCCCACGTAGCCCCCATGCAGGGGCTCGTGGCCGGAGCCGCCGCCGGAGATCAGGGCCACCTTGCCCTGCACCGGCGCATCGGCGCGGGCCACGTACCGCGGCTCGGCATGGACCCGCACCAGGTCGGGGTGGGCGAGTCCCAGGCCTTCGGTGGCCTCGTCGACCACCGCTTCCACCCGGTTGATCAGCTTCTTCACGGAGCGTCCTCCTTCCCCCGGGCGCCGTGTGGCGCGCCCCTCTTCACCGGACCGCCCGCTCCCGCGGGCGGCCCGCCTCCGTCAGCCCGCCGCGGTCCCCAGGGCCGGACCGGCCGGCGCCGCCGGCTGGTGCGGTCGTGCCGGCCGTCGCCATGCCGGCCATCCTCCAAGCCCCGGCGGCCCGGCCCCGGGTCCGCCGGCAGGGATCAACCGAACAGGCCCTTGAACAGCAGGGCGCCCAGGATGCCGCCGATCACCGGCCCCACCACGGGGATCCAGGCGTAACCCCAGTCGGAGCTTCCCTTGCCAGGAATGGGAAGGACGGCATGGGCGATGCGCGGCCCCAGGTCGCGGGCCGGGTTGATGGCATATCCCGTGGGACCCCCCAGGGACAGGCCGATGGCCCAGACCAGGAAGCCCACCAGCAGCGGGGCCAGACCGCCCGCCAGGTTGTTGGCCGGGTGCCCGATGCCCAGGATGCCCAGCACCAGCATCGCCGTGCCGATGATCTCCGTCACCAGGTTGGCGCCGGGGCTGCGCACCGCCGGCCCCGTGGAGAACACCGCCAGCTTGAGCTCGGGATCGTCGGTGATTCCCCAGTGGGGCAGGTAGGTCAGGTAGACCAGCACCGCGCCCAGGAAGGCGCCGATCAACTGGGCGATGATGTAGGACGGCACCTGGGCCCAGTCGAACTGGCCGATGGCGGCCAGCCCCAGGGTGACCGCCGGGTTGAGGTGGGCACCGCTGACGTGCCCCGTCACGTACACCGCCACGGCCACCGCCAGGGCCCAGCCGGTGGTGATGACGATCCACCCCGAGTTCTGGCCCTTGGACCGGTTGAGCAGCACGTTGGCCACGACACCGTCGCCCAGCAGGATCAGGATGGCGGTGCCGAGGACCTCGCCAAGAAAGGGACTCACCGTGTCGACCCCCCCTGTTTGGTGTGGGCGGCTACCTCCCCTGTTATCCCTCTCCCCGGTTCCCACAGGCCCACCGGTTCCTTCCAGGCTCCGGCCCGCGCGGATCCCGGCCCGGGCACGGTGCCGGCCGGTGGACGACGGCTGCCGGTGTGCCACCCCAGCCCGGATGCCCCTTGGCCGGGCTCGCCAGGTGCCCGCCGGCATGCCGGCCCCTTCCGGTGCGCCCCACCGGGGCGGGCGCGGCCTCCAGCATCCCGGCGCCGCCGCGCCCCGCACCCCACCCCCTTGCCGGCCCGGCGGCGGTACGGTCGTGCAAGCCGCCGCCCCGGCTTGCCCGCCCGCCATCCCGCTGACCGCCAGCCGGTACCGGGCGCCCGTACAACCCGTAAAGGAAAGCCCTGCGCGAAGCGTGGTGCGCCTCGCGCAGGGCCTTTCTCCGTGGTCTCCGGCCCGTGGCAGCGGGTGCCGCGCCTTCCGGCAACGGATGTTGCATGATGATTGCCGTTCTGCAAGAAGAGTTTCGCGGAAGGGCGCCGTTCTCCTGCCGGTCCCCCGGCATACGGCCGAGGGATGAAGAGCCGCCGGGAGCTAACCCGACCCCGCCCCGCCCCACAGCGCGGGATTGCTGGTGGAGACGGCCGTGGCTCCGGCCGCCAGGACCTTCTTGATGTCCGGGAGGGCCCGGACCAGTCCCCCCGCCACCAGGGGGCCCTGGTGCACGGTGCGGATCTCGGCGAAAACCCAGGCCGGCAGCGAAGCCGGCAGCACTTCCACCGCCCCGGGCTGGGTGCGCCGGATCACTTGGACCGCCGTCGCCACGGCGGCACTGTCCAGGGCGAAGATGCGCAGGATGGTCTCCAGGCCCACCTCCAGGCTGTAGCGGGCCACGGTGCTGCGGGTGGTGATGATCCCGTCGGGCCGGGCGTAGCGGGCCAGGAACTCGACCCCGCTGCGATCGCCCGCCAGTCCCTCCACCAGGTCGTAGTGGACGAACACGGCCTTGCCCGCCGCCCGGCAGCGCTCGATCACCCGCGGCAGGGTGAGCAGGCTGGCGCTGAGGAGGAACAAGGCTCCTGCCGGCGAGCCCAGGGCGGGATCCAGGTCCTCGTCCCGCCGCACCGCCGGGATGATCGGGTACCGGTTCAGCGCCTGCCGGGACGCCACCCGCGGCGCCCCCTCCATCCCCGTGCCCCCCATGTCACCCCTCCTCGCCGCCGCCTGTCGCGCCCGGAGCGGGAACGGGATCGTGGGACGCCAGCAACCCTTGCCGGATGCGCCGGTGCAGTTCGTCGCGCACCCGGCGAAAGGCGGCCAGCCGTTGTTCTTCCGTCCCCTCGACGGCCGCCGGATCGGGCAGGGGCCAGTGCCACCGCCGCACGTGGGGTGGGGTCACCGGGCAGCGTTCGGCCGCATCGTCACACAGGGTGACGATCAGGTCCATCCGGTCCAGCAGCGCGGGATCGATGGGCTTGGAGGACTGCGCCCGGATGTCGATGCCGATCTCGTCCATGGCGCGGACGGCCAGCGGGTGTACGCCCTTCGGATCCAGGCCGGCGCTGTACACCTCCCAGGCCCCTCCGAGCAAGGACCTGGCCAGCCCTTCCGCCATCTGGCTCCGCGCCGAATTGCCCGTGCACAGGAACATCAAGCGCTTCGCCACACGTCGCGCCCCCTCGTCGAGCTGGCGCCGAACGGGAAGCCCGGGTCAGTCGTTGAGCTCCTGGCGGACGCCGGTCACCAGGTAGATCACCCACTCGGCCAGGTTGGTCGCGTGGTCGCCGATGCGCTCCAGGTGCGAGCCCACCATCAGCAGCTGGGTGGCCTGGTCCACCGTGCCCGGTTTTTCCCGCATGATCATCAAGAGCTCGCGGAAGATCTGGTTGAACAGGTGGTCCAGCTCGTCGTCCCGGGCCACCATGGCGCGGGCCAGTTCCACGTCGCCTTCGACGAAGGCCTTCAGGCCATCCCGCACCATCTTCTCCGCGACCTCTGCCATGCGCGGGATGTCCACCAGCGGCTTGATCAGAGGCTCATCACCCAGCCGCAGCGTCACCTTGGCGATGTCGTGGGCGTGGTCGGCCATTCGTTCCAGGTCGGTGATCACCTTCAGCGTCATGCCGATCTGGCGCAGGTCGCCGGCCATGGGCTGCTGCAGGGCGATCAGGTTCAGGCAGCGCCGCTCGATGTCCAGCTCCATGCGGTCGACCTCGTCCTCCAGCGTCAAGACCCTTTGAGCCTTGTCCGCGTTCCGCTCCTTGAGGGATTCCACCGCCAGCCGGATCGCTTCCTCCACCTGGGTCCCCATGCGCAGCAAGTCCTGGCGCAGGGCATCCAGCTCGGCATGGTAGGAGACGCGCGCCACGATCCCATTCCTCCTCTCTGCGGCGGCCCCATGGCAACCGGCCTTGCGGCGCCCCTGGCTGCCCGCCCCGCCCGGCGCCCTCCGCAAGATCCGTCCCTCCCCCCGGCCCGTAACGGCCGGGCCGCCTGCGCCGCCACCCGCGCCCCGGCAGCCGGCGCGGCGGCAGCGGGCCCACCGGGAGCCCGGCATCAGCCGAAGCGACCCGTGATGTAATCCTCCGTTCGCTTGTCGCGGGGCCGGGTGAAGATCTCCGACGTCGGCCCGTACTCGATCAGCTCGCCGTTCAGGAAGAAGGCGGTCCGATCCGCGACGCGGGCGGCCTGTTGCATGTTGTGCGTGACGATGACGATGGTGTACCGCTGCTTGAGTTCCGTGATCAGATCCTCGATCCGCGCCGTGGCCGCCGGGTCCAGCGCCGAGGTGGGTTCGTCCAGGAGGAGCACTTCCGGGTCGACGGCCAGGGCCCGGGCGATGCACAGCCGCTGCTGCTGGCCCCCCGAGAGGGCGGTGGCCGGCGCGTTAAGGCGGTCCTTCACCTCGTCCCACAACGCCGCCGCCCTGAGCGCCTGCTCAACCCGTTCCGCCAGCTGCGACTTCGGAAGGCGGCCGCCCAGGCGCAACCCCGAGGCCACGTTGTCGAAGATGGACATGGTGGGGAACGGGGTCGGCCGCTGGAAGACCATGCCGATCCGGCGTCGTACCACCACCGGGTCGACCCCGGGCGCGTAGATGTCCGCGCCGTCCACGTACACGCTGCCTTCCACCCGCGCGCCCGGTACCACCTCATGCATGCGGTTCAGGCACCGGATCAGGGTCGACTTGCCGCAACCCGACGGGCCGATGATCGCCGTGATGGCCTTGGCGCCGACCTCGAGGTTCACCCCGTGCAGGACCTTGCGATCCCCGTACCAGGCCGACAAACCGCGCACCGACAACTTGATCGAATTCGCCATGATCTCCTTCCGTTCCCTGGTATCTGCTTCACCGGTGGAGGCGGGCCCGCTGGCGGCACCCGCCTCGGCCACACGCACCACTTCCATGGTTCAGCTCGCCCCTCCTCCCTGCCGCCGCGCCACCAGCGTCCGCGCCACGACGTTCAGCACCAGGACCAGCATGATCAGGATGAACGCGCCACCCCACGCCTTTTGTTGGGCGTTCTCGAAGGGGGTCAAGGCGAAGGTGAACACCTGGACCGAGAGGGTGGCGATGGGCTGGTCGAGGCGCCAGGACCAGAAATTGTTGTTCAGCGCCGTAAACAGCAACGGCGCCGTCTCGCCTGCGATGCGGGCCACGGCCAGCATCACGCCGGTCAGCACACCCCCCGCGGCCGCCGGGAGAACGATCCGCAACGTCACCTTCCAGGGCGAGATGCCGAGGGCCAGTCCTGCCTCGCGCACGGCCCCGGGGACGAGGCGCAGCATCTCCTCGGTGGTGCGGGTCACCAGCGGCAGCATGATCACGGCCAGGGCCATGCTCCCCGCCAGGGCCGAGAACGTGCCCGTCCGGATCACCACCAGCCCGTAGATGAACAGGCCGACCACGATGGACGGCACCCCGCTCAGAACCTCCGTCAAAAACCGCAGCAGGGCGCCGAGGCGCCCGTCGCCGAACTCGGCCAGGTAGATGCCCGCCAGGATCCCCACCGGAACGGCCATCAAGGACGCGACCAGGACGACGATCAGCGTCCCCACGATGCCGTTGCCCACGCCACCGCCCCGTTCGGTCACCGCGCCCGGCAAGGAGGTGAGGAACTCCCAGCTGATGGCGGCCATCCCTTCGCGGACGACATACGCCATCACGATGGCCAGGGGAACCAGGACGATGCCCGTGGCCAGGACCGGCAGCCACCGCAGGACCCTGTCGGCGACGACCCTGCGCCGCAGGACCGGATCCGGCGCAAACGGGTTGGCGTTCTCCGCCGGTTGCATCATCGCGTTCCCTCCACCACCTGCAGGCGCCGGAGCAGCCAGCGCGCCAGGATGTTGACCAACAAGCTGATCACCAAGAGCAACACGCCGATTTCCATCAGCGCCGCGCGGTGAAGCTCGGTGGTGGCCTCGGCGAACTCGTTGGCGATGACGCTGGCCATGGTCGCCGCCGGCGCCAGCAGCGAGACCGAGATCTCGGGGGAATTCCCGATGACCATCGTCACCGCCATCGTCTCGCCCAGGGCGCGCCCCAGGGCCAGGATGACGGCGCCGGCGATGCCGGATCGGGCGAAGGGCAGCACCACCCGAAAGATCGTCTCCATGGGCGTGGCGCCCAGCGCCAGGAAGGCCTCTCGCTGGCTGCGGGGTACGGCGGCGATGACGTCCCGGGAGATGGCGCTGATGGTGGGAACGATCATGATGGCCAGAACCAGCGCGCCCGCCATCATGCTGATCCCGTAGGGAGCGCCCGCAAACAGCGGCAGGAAACCAAGGCGCTCGCCCAGCCACGGCTGGATCCTCTCCTGCAGCCACGGCACCATGACGTACAAGCCCCAAAGGCCGTAGACCACGCTGGGCACCGCGGCCAGCAATTCCACCAGAAAAGACAGCAACGCCCGCCAGCGCGGGGGCGCCAGTTCCGCCAGGTAGATGCCCGTCAAGATGCCCAAGGGCGTCGCCAGGAGCAGGGCCAGCAGCGATGAGACCACCGTTCCGTAGATGAAGGGCAGGGCACCGAACTCGCCGGCCACCGGGTCCCACGCCTGCGAGCGGAGGAACCCCCAGCCGAAGGCGGCGCGTGCATCCTGGGAGTTCCGGTACAGTTCCACCGCCAGCCCCAACAGCACGAGACCCACGACGGCGGCCGCGAGAAGCGTGATCAGCTGGAAACCGCTCAGCTTGAACCGATGTCTCCACCACGGGTCCGGTCGTTGCCGCACGGCAGCGACACCTCTCATTCCAGGCGTTGTCCCACTGCGCCCGGCAGGCAACCCAAACGGGCGCGCGCCCGGGGAACCACCGGAACGCACGCCCGAACGGGAGGGGGGGTAACCCAAAACCGCGTTCTCGGGATCGATGCCTTACTGCAGAATGGGCTGGCCGTTGCAGGTGATGGTCTTCACCGCGTCCAGCGCCATCTGCTTGACGTTGTCCGGCAACGGCGCGTAGAGGAGGTCCGCCGCGTAGGACTCGCCCTCCGTCAGCGCCCACTGCAGGAACTCCACCAGCGCCTTGCCCTTCGTGCAATCCGTCT
Proteins encoded in this window:
- a CDS encoding arsenate reductase ArsC; amino-acid sequence: MFLCTGNSARSQMAEGLARSLLGGAWEVYSAGLDPKGVHPLAVRAMDEIGIDIRAQSSKPIDPALLDRMDLIVTLCDDAAERCPVTPPHVRRWHWPLPDPAAVEGTEEQRLAAFRRVRDELHRRIRQGLLASHDPVPAPGATGGGEEG
- the phoU gene encoding phosphate signaling complex protein PhoU; amino-acid sequence: MARVSYHAELDALRQDLLRMGTQVEEAIRLAVESLKERNADKAQRVLTLEDEVDRMELDIERRCLNLIALQQPMAGDLRQIGMTLKVITDLERMADHAHDIAKVTLRLGDEPLIKPLVDIPRMAEVAEKMVRDGLKAFVEGDVELARAMVARDDELDHLFNQIFRELLMIMREKPGTVDQATQLLMVGSHLERIGDHATNLAEWVIYLVTGVRQELND
- a CDS encoding MIP/aquaporin family protein → MSPFLGEVLGTAILILLGDGVVANVLLNRSKGQNSGWIVITTGWALAVAVAVYVTGHVSGAHLNPAVTLGLAAIGQFDWAQVPSYIIAQLIGAFLGAVLVYLTYLPHWGITDDPELKLAVFSTGPAVRSPGANLVTEIIGTAMLVLGILGIGHPANNLAGGLAPLLVGFLVWAIGLSLGGPTGYAINPARDLGPRIAHAVLPIPGKGSSDWGYAWIPVVGPVIGGILGALLFKGLFG
- the dhaK gene encoding dihydroxyacetone kinase subunit DhaK — encoded protein: MKKLINRVEAVVDEATEGLGLAHPDLVRVHAEPRYVARADAPVQGKVALISGGGSGHEPLHGGYVGRGMLDAACPGEVFTSPVPEQMVEAAKAVHGGAGVLFIVKNYTGDVMNFELAAELLQAEGIDVRSVLVADDVAVENSLYTAGRRGVGGTVFVEKIAGAAAEAGASLDEVERIARKVSDNVRSMGMALTSCTVPAKGSPTFELGEDEMEIGIGIHGEPGRERMKLRPADEITEMLAGPVIEDLGLKGGEQVIAMVNGMGGTPLMELYIVYRKLAAILREKGITVARNLVGNYITSLEMQGCSITLLRADDELLRLWDAPVHTPALRWGA
- the pstA gene encoding phosphate ABC transporter permease PstA, which encodes MMQPAENANPFAPDPVLRRRVVADRVLRWLPVLATGIVLVPLAIVMAYVVREGMAAISWEFLTSLPGAVTERGGGVGNGIVGTLIVVLVASLMAVPVGILAGIYLAEFGDGRLGALLRFLTEVLSGVPSIVVGLFIYGLVVIRTGTFSALAGSMALAVIMLPLVTRTTEEMLRLVPGAVREAGLALGISPWKVTLRIVLPAAAGGVLTGVMLAVARIAGETAPLLFTALNNNFWSWRLDQPIATLSVQVFTFALTPFENAQQKAWGGAFILIMLVLVLNVVARTLVARRQGGGAS
- the pstB gene encoding phosphate ABC transporter ATP-binding protein PstB yields the protein MANSIKLSVRGLSAWYGDRKVLHGVNLEVGAKAITAIIGPSGCGKSTLIRCLNRMHEVVPGARVEGSVYVDGADIYAPGVDPVVVRRRIGMVFQRPTPFPTMSIFDNVASGLRLGGRLPKSQLAERVEQALRAAALWDEVKDRLNAPATALSGGQQQRLCIARALAVDPEVLLLDEPTSALDPAATARIEDLITELKQRYTIVIVTHNMQQAARVADRTAFFLNGELIEYGPTSEIFTRPRDKRTEDYITGRFG
- the pstC gene encoding phosphate ABC transporter permease subunit PstC; translation: MRQRPDPWWRHRFKLSGFQLITLLAAAVVGLVLLGLAVELYRNSQDARAAFGWGFLRSQAWDPVAGEFGALPFIYGTVVSSLLALLLATPLGILTGIYLAELAPPRWRALLSFLVELLAAVPSVVYGLWGLYVMVPWLQERIQPWLGERLGFLPLFAGAPYGISMMAGALVLAIMIVPTISAISRDVIAAVPRSQREAFLALGATPMETIFRVVLPFARSGIAGAVILALGRALGETMAVTMVIGNSPEISVSLLAPAATMASVIANEFAEATTELHRAALMEIGVLLLVISLLVNILARWLLRRLQVVEGTR
- a CDS encoding glycerol-3-phosphate responsive antiterminator, giving the protein MGGTGMEGAPRVASRQALNRYPIIPAVRRDEDLDPALGSPAGALFLLSASLLTLPRVIERCRAAGKAVFVHYDLVEGLAGDRSGVEFLARYARPDGIITTRSTVARYSLEVGLETILRIFALDSAAVATAVQVIRRTQPGAVEVLPASLPAWVFAEIRTVHQGPLVAGGLVRALPDIKKVLAAGATAVSTSNPALWGGAGSG